The following coding sequences lie in one Arachis ipaensis cultivar K30076 chromosome B03, Araip1.1, whole genome shotgun sequence genomic window:
- the LOC107634081 gene encoding uncharacterized protein LOC107634081 has product MAAIGTNTKNSQHSRHNSLPNAPHPLVSQLEEHLQRLKTSEATISSSSVSHKLDGLKDLHDCANKLIQLPIEQKALAQECSNKQIDELLEGSLKLLDICSTAKDFLVQSKENMLEIQSVIRRKRGDGSNFTAACAEYLTSRKTMKKTMRKSLENLKTMKNDGKASSSSKDNNTSSMLTTFKEAEDVTLSSLECLLLLISGPRRSSKGSKWSVISKLMQPKRIACDSQESDMNEFEKVDADLHSLISHKPSSTDNFQINMENLEMCIQNLEIGIEHLSRKLIRNRVSLLNIFNH; this is encoded by the coding sequence ATGGCAGCCATAGGAACAAACACTAAGAACTCTCAGCACTCTCGCCATAACAGCTTGCCCAATGCACCTCATCCACTTGTTTCACAATTAGAGGAGCACCTGCAAAGATTGAAGACTTCTGAAGCCACCATATCATCATCTTCAGTAAGCCACAAACTAGATGGCTTGAAGGATTTGCATGACTGTGCCAATAAGTTGATTCAATTGCCAATAGAACAAAAAGCCTTAGCACAAGAATGCAGCAACAAACAGATTGATGAACTACTTGAAGGATCTTTGAAGTTGTTGGATATCTGCAGCACAGCTAAGGATTTCCTTGTCCAATCAAAGGAAAACATGCTGGAAATTCAGTCTGTCATTCGAAGAAAGAGAGGCGACGGATCCAACTTCACAGCTGCATGTGCAGAGTACTTGACTtcaagaaaaacaatgaaaaagacGATGCGAAAGTCCTTGGAAAATTTGAAAACAATGAAGAATGATGGCAAAGCTTCTTCCTCAAGCAAAGACAACAACACATCCTCCATGCTTACCACCTTTAAGGAAGCTGAAGATGTCACCCTGAGCTCATTGGAATGTTTGTTGTTGCTTATCTCCGGCCCAAGGCGAAGTTCGAAAGGGAGTAAATGGTCAGTGATATCCAAGCTGATGCAACCTAAAAGAATAGCCTGTGACTCTCAAGAATCCGACATGAATGAATTCGAAAAGGTGGATGCAGATTTGCATAGTCTCATCAGTCACAAGCCTTCATCCACAGATAATTTCCAAATCAATATGGAAAATTTGGAGATGTGCATTCAAAATCTAGAAATAGGAATTGAGCACCTCTCAAGAAAATTAATTAGAAACAGAGTTTCCCTTCTCAACATCTTCAACCACTAA
- the LOC107628872 gene encoding glucose-1-phosphate adenylyltransferase large subunit 1, whose product MESACMAMKTNPHCLHQENGFLGERIKGGVNYSPWIIKEKKKKMINKAKPSVVSSVLTSETAKESLTIQMPSFLRRKADPKNVVSIILGGGPGAQLYPLTKRTATPAVPVGGCYRLIDIPMSNCINSGINKIFVLTQFNSASLNRHIARTYFGNGINFGDGYVEVLAATQTAGEAGNKWFQGTADAVRQFTWVFEDAKHTNVENVLILAGDHLYRMDYMDLVQSHVDRNADITVSCAAVGDSRASDYGLVKVDGRGRIIHFSEKPKGADLKSMQVDTSIMGLSHQDAKKSPYIASMGVYVFKTEVLLKLLKWRYPTSNDFGSEIIPAAVGEHDVQAYFFGDYWEDIGTIKSFYDANMALTEENPMFKFYDPKTPIYTSPRFLPPTKIDKCRIVDAIISHGCFLRECTVQHSIVGERSRLDYGVELLDTVMMGADYYQTESEIAALLAEGKVPIGIGKNTKIRNCIIDKNARIGKDVIIMNKDGVEEADRSEDGFYIRSGITIIMEKATIEDGTVI is encoded by the exons ATGGAATCTGCATGTATGGCAATGAAAACCAATCCTCATTGCCTTCATCAAGAAAATGGATTCTTAGGTGAAAGGATCAAAGGGGGTGTCAACTACAGTCCCTGGATCatcaaagagaagaagaagaagatgatcaaTAAGGCCAAACCTTCTGTTGTATCTTCTGTTCTTACATCAGAAACTGCAAAAGAATCTTTG ACAATTCAAATGCCATCTTTTCTGAGAAGAAAAGCTGATCCAAAAAATGTAGTCTCAATCATATTGGGGGGTGGTCCTGGTGCTCAACTTTATCCACTCACAAAAAGAACAGCCACACCTGCT gttCCTGTTGGTGGTTGCTACAGGCTTATAGACATACCAATGAGCAATTGCATCAACAGTGGCATCAACAAGATATTTGTGTTAACACAGTTCAACTCTGCATCCCTCAACCGGCACATAGCTCGCACCTACTTTGGAAATGGCATCAACTTTGGAGATGGATATGTTGAG GTTCTGGCAGCTACTCAAACAGCTGGTGAAGCTGGAAATAAGTGGTTCCAAGGAACAGCAGATGCTGTGAGGCAATTCACTTGGGTGTTCGAG GATGCTAAGCACACAAATGTTGAGAATGTTTTGATCTTGGCTGGTGATCATTTATACAGAATGGATTACATGGACCTTGTGCAG AGTCATGTAGATAGAAATGCAGATATCACAGTTTCATGTGCTGCTGTAGGAGACAG CCGCGCATCGGATTACGGGTTGGTCAAGGTTGATGGCAGAGGTAGGATCATCCATTTTTCAGAGAAACCAAAGGGTGCTGATCTGAAATCAATG CAAGTAGATACTTCTATTATGGGGTTGTCACACCAAGATGCAAAGAAATCACCATATATTGCCTCTATGGGGGTTTATGTATTCAAGACAGAGGTTTTACTCAAGCTTCTCAAATGGAGATATCCAACATCCAATGACTTTGGATCCGAAATCATTCCTGCAGCTGTCGGGGAGCACGATGTTCAA GCATATTTTTTTGGAGACTATTGGGAAGACATTGGAACAATCAAATCCTTTTATGATGCTAACATGGCTCTTACTGAAGAG AATCCAATGTTCAAATTCTATGACCCCAAGACACCTATTTACACATCTCCAAGATTCCTACCACCAACTAAGATTGATAAATGCCGG ATTGTGGATGCAATCATCTCCCATGGATGTTTCCTGAGAGAATGTACTGTCCAACATTCCATTGTGGGCGAGCGATCGCGTTTGGATTATGGAGTTGAACTCCTG GACACTGTAATGATGGGAGCAGACTATTACCAAACGGAATCTGAAATAGCCGCGCTTTTGGCCGAAGGGAAGGTTCCCATTGGGATTGGAAAGAACACCAAGATTAG GAACTGCATAATTGACAAGAATGCAAGGATTGGGAAAGATGTGATCATCATGAACAAAGAT GGTGTTGAAGAAGCAGATAGATCAGAAGATGGATTCTACATAAGGTCAGGAATCACCATCATAATGGAGAAGGCAACAATAGAGGATGGAACTGTCATATAA
- the LOC107634082 gene encoding uncharacterized protein LOC107634082 encodes MEASKTKSNNFHARSNSLPSRPHPLILQCNEHLERLRSSNETSSSSSSSSSSLRYKLGALQDLHECVENLVQLPLTQDTLLHEPQENCVDELLDGSLRLLDVCTSAKDSLLHTKECIRELQSVIRRKRGGEEGIIAEAKKFLNSRKVVKKAIVKALLNLKSIAKNIIKDQQTLALVGLLKDVEVVTLSIFESLLHFISGTSSSNAKHGTLSLVSKLIIHTKRTTKTCSYESEFSQVDAALLACISDNNMSEMQNQLEKLESCIQDLEEGLEFMFRRLIKTRVALLNILNH; translated from the coding sequence ATGGAAGCCTCAAAGACAAAGTCCAATAATTTCCATGCTAGATCAAATAGTTTACCTTCAAGGCCACACCCTTTGATTCTACAATGCAATGAGCATTTAGAGAGGTTAAGATCTTCCAATGaaacctcttcttcttcttcttcttcttcttcttctcttagaTACAAGCTAGGAGCCTTACAAGATCTTCATGAATGTGTTGAAAACTTGGTTCAACTTCCACTAACACAAGATACCCTTTTGCATGAACCTCAAGAAAATTGTGTTGATGAGCTCTTAGATGGATCTTTGAGGCTCCTTGATGTTTGCACATCAGCAAAAGATTCTCTGCTTCACACAAAGGAGTGCATTCGCGAGCTTCAATCGGTTATTCGAAgaaaaagaggaggagaagaagggaTCATAGCTGAGGCTAAGAAGTTCTTGAACTCAAGGAAAGTTGTCAAAAAGGCCATAGTCAAAGCCTTGCTGAATTTGAAGTCTATTGCCAAAAACATCATCAAAGATCAACAAACATTGGCATTGGTTGGTTTGTTGAAAGATGTTGAAGTTGTTACACTTTCAATATTTGAGTCCTTGTTGCATTTTATCTCAGGAACTTCATCATCAAATGCAAAACATGGTACTTTGTCTTTGGTTTCAAAGTTAATAATCCACACCAAAAGGACAACAAAAACTTGCTCTTATGAGAGTGAATTTTCCCAAGTGGATGCAGCATTATTGGCATGCATATCAGATAACAACATGAGTGAAATGCAGAACCAATTGGAGAAACTTGAGTCATGCATCCAGGATCTTGAAGAAGGACTTGAGTTTATGTTTAGGCGTTTGATCAAAACTAGGGTTGCTCTTCTAAACATTCTCAATCACTAG